Proteins from a single region of Desulfovibrio sp. JC022:
- a CDS encoding LpxI family protein translates to MTNIETIGLIAGGGQFPLLVAKGAAAQGNRVVAVFFKGHSSSEVIEYADETVELKLGQLSKLISFFKKNGVSKVVMAGTINKPKALDIRPDLRAAKLLFKLATKGDDVLLRAITGEFESEGMEVVGPHEYAPELLTPVGFLTKRKPNEVERADLVFGWKIARELGKLDIGQCVVVREGIVAAVEAIEGTDAAVKRGCKLGGKGCCIVKVFKPGQEGRVDMPSIGLKTIQGMKELGATCLGVEAGKSLFFDLDESKRVADKHGITIVGLNQELIDKEFS, encoded by the coding sequence ATGACTAATATTGAGACAATCGGTCTTATAGCCGGAGGGGGACAATTCCCCCTTCTGGTTGCAAAGGGAGCCGCAGCACAGGGTAATCGTGTTGTGGCTGTTTTTTTTAAGGGTCATTCAAGTTCCGAAGTCATCGAGTATGCTGATGAAACTGTTGAGCTTAAGCTCGGCCAGCTTTCAAAGCTGATTTCTTTTTTTAAAAAGAATGGGGTCAGTAAAGTCGTTATGGCCGGGACTATAAACAAGCCCAAGGCTCTTGATATCAGGCCTGACCTGCGTGCTGCCAAGCTGCTTTTTAAGCTGGCGACCAAGGGCGACGACGTTCTCCTGAGGGCAATTACCGGGGAATTTGAATCCGAAGGTATGGAAGTTGTCGGCCCCCATGAATATGCACCTGAATTGCTGACTCCCGTGGGATTCTTGACCAAGCGCAAACCCAATGAAGTGGAGCGCGCTGATCTTGTCTTCGGCTGGAAGATTGCCCGCGAACTGGGCAAGTTGGATATCGGTCAGTGTGTTGTTGTCCGTGAGGGTATTGTAGCCGCTGTGGAAGCCATTGAAGGTACTGATGCCGCAGTAAAACGCGGATGCAAACTGGGTGGCAAAGGCTGCTGCATTGTGAAGGTTTTTAAACCTGGTCAGGAAGGGCGGGTGGATATGCCTTCAATTGGCCTGAAGACCATCCAGGGCATGAAAGAGCTTGGTGCTACCTGCCTCGGCGTGGAAGCCGGGAAAAGTCTTTTTTTTGATCTTGATGAGTCGAAGCGTGTTGCAGATAAACACGGCATTACAATTGTAGGATTGAACCAAGAGTTGATCGATAAAGAGTTTTCTTAA
- the lpxA gene encoding acyl-ACP--UDP-N-acetylglucosamine O-acyltransferase: MATEIHPSAIVDSSAQLGENVKIGPFCIIEGNTIIGDNCTLDANVQIKSFTRMGEGNSLDSGVVLGGLPQHLGFKGEETWVELGDNNVLREYVTIHRATGVDIGRESTVVGSNCMLMAYAHIAHDCVVGDHVIMANSANLAGHIDVGNYVTIGGMSGLHQFVRIGDYAFIGAMSGFGQDVPPYMIATGVRGALQGPNSIGLRRNGFKAKACNSLKKAYKLIFRSEIPRKEALEAAEQQFADIPEVLNLVEFIRTSKRGVTSAGHGSS; encoded by the coding sequence GTGGCTACTGAAATTCATCCTTCTGCCATTGTTGATTCGAGTGCGCAGTTGGGAGAAAATGTTAAGATTGGTCCTTTCTGCATAATTGAAGGGAACACCATTATCGGTGATAATTGCACTCTTGACGCGAATGTTCAGATCAAGTCATTCACCCGTATGGGAGAGGGCAACTCTCTTGACAGTGGAGTAGTTCTAGGCGGCCTCCCTCAGCACCTCGGCTTTAAGGGGGAGGAAACTTGGGTAGAACTTGGTGATAATAATGTTCTGCGCGAGTATGTGACCATTCATCGTGCTACCGGTGTTGATATAGGTCGCGAAAGCACTGTTGTGGGTAGCAACTGCATGCTCATGGCTTATGCGCATATTGCTCATGATTGTGTCGTTGGAGACCATGTTATCATGGCCAATTCAGCCAACCTTGCCGGCCACATTGATGTCGGTAACTATGTTACAATCGGCGGTATGTCCGGGCTTCATCAGTTTGTGCGTATCGGTGACTATGCATTCATCGGTGCCATGTCCGGTTTTGGACAGGATGTTCCGCCGTACATGATCGCGACCGGTGTTCGCGGTGCGCTTCAGGGGCCTAACTCTATCGGATTGCGCAGGAATGGTTTTAAAGCCAAGGCCTGCAATTCTCTTAAAAAAGCGTATAAGCTTATCTTTCGGTCAGAGATTCCGCGCAAAGAAGCCTTGGAAGCAGCCGAGCAACAGTTTGCTGATATTCCTGAAGTTTTGAATTTAGTAGAATTTATCCGCACCAGCAAACGAGGAGTTACCTCTGCTGGGCATGGTTCTTCATAG
- a CDS encoding CGGC domain-containing protein, which yields MGKEKVLIIGCKTTMDDTCIGCSRCMVGFNRRVGEFERYDKEAELIGIMGCGDCPGVAIVPRMALMKLWNSKLEEFPTKVHIAPCVATHCEYKETIVKKIKAKAGCEVIEGTHPFLPENIFA from the coding sequence ATGGGTAAGGAAAAAGTTCTCATCATCGGCTGTAAAACAACCATGGATGATACTTGTATTGGCTGTTCCCGCTGCATGGTCGGTTTTAACCGCCGCGTGGGCGAATTCGAGCGCTATGATAAAGAAGCCGAATTAATCGGCATCATGGGCTGCGGCGACTGTCCCGGCGTTGCCATTGTCCCGCGTATGGCACTGATGAAACTCTGGAACTCCAAACTTGAAGAATTTCCTACCAAAGTGCACATTGCTCCCTGCGTCGCAACCCATTGCGAATATAAAGAAACGATTGTAAAAAAAATCAAAGCCAAAGCTGGCTGCGAAGTAATTGAAGGAACCCATCCCTTCCTGCCCGAAAACATTTTTGCCTAA
- a CDS encoding P-loop NTPase, with amino-acid sequence MKIAIASGKGGTGKTTVAVNFAAYLESLGKSVSFTDCDVEEPNAHFFLNPVLGEEKEEFLTVPDIDEEKCIGESCRKCIELCRFKSLIWMVDSVLCFSELCHGCGLCELACPVDAIGKGKREIGTTSTGKAGSINFSRGLMRIGEAMAPPLINAVKKLSPRAEVNILDCPPGTSCPVVESVEGTDFVVLVTEPTPFGLHDLNLAVQLMQTLNKPCGVVINRSGMGDDRVEKYLTENNVPLLGSLPHSREAASKYSEGHLLYENIPGFKDEFAKIWSSIQEQASGAK; translated from the coding sequence ATGAAAATAGCAATTGCCAGCGGAAAAGGCGGTACCGGGAAAACCACTGTTGCCGTAAACTTTGCAGCCTATCTTGAATCTCTGGGCAAAAGCGTAAGCTTTACCGACTGTGATGTGGAAGAACCCAACGCCCACTTTTTCCTGAATCCGGTGCTTGGTGAAGAAAAAGAAGAATTCCTCACTGTCCCGGACATTGATGAAGAGAAATGCATAGGTGAATCATGTCGGAAATGTATTGAACTCTGCCGCTTCAAATCCCTTATCTGGATGGTGGATTCCGTGCTCTGCTTTTCAGAACTCTGCCACGGTTGCGGACTCTGCGAACTGGCCTGCCCGGTAGATGCCATCGGCAAAGGCAAAAGGGAAATCGGCACAACTTCCACAGGCAAAGCCGGAAGCATTAATTTTTCAAGAGGGCTGATGCGCATCGGCGAAGCTATGGCCCCGCCGTTAATCAATGCGGTTAAAAAACTTTCCCCCCGGGCGGAAGTGAATATTCTGGATTGTCCCCCCGGAACTTCCTGCCCGGTGGTGGAATCCGTTGAGGGTACCGATTTCGTGGTACTGGTCACCGAACCCACACCTTTCGGCCTGCACGACCTGAATCTGGCCGTACAGCTTATGCAGACCCTGAACAAACCCTGCGGAGTTGTCATAAATCGCTCCGGAATGGGTGATGACCGGGTAGAAAAATATCTGACTGAAAATAATGTCCCGCTGCTCGGCTCCCTTCCGCATAGCCGTGAAGCCGCGTCCAAATATTCCGAAGGGCATCTGCTCTATGAAAATATCCCCGGATTCAAGGACGAATTTGCAAAAATATGGTCTTCCATTCAAGAACAAGCGAGCGGAGCAAAATAG
- a CDS encoding OmpH family outer membrane protein — protein MRRILFAVLVLVFAFQAPAFAAPQKIAVASMAKLIKDSEIGQDAQKKMEKKFETAKKQIETKQKELEALKQALQKQSLVLSLEAKQDKELEFKRKVRDFQDLTQATQRKMQLEQKKVGTPVLELLQKIVIEYGKKNGYTAIYDKKTSGFLYVDETIDITNQLLLEMNRAFRAGKK, from the coding sequence ATGCGTAGAATTCTTTTTGCAGTACTGGTTCTGGTTTTTGCTTTTCAGGCACCGGCGTTTGCCGCTCCTCAGAAAATTGCAGTAGCCTCCATGGCTAAACTGATCAAAGATTCTGAGATCGGTCAGGATGCCCAGAAAAAAATGGAAAAGAAATTCGAAACTGCAAAGAAACAGATTGAAACCAAGCAGAAGGAACTGGAAGCCCTTAAGCAGGCTCTCCAGAAACAGAGTCTTGTACTCTCCCTTGAAGCTAAGCAGGACAAAGAGCTTGAATTCAAACGCAAGGTCAGGGATTTTCAGGACCTTACTCAGGCAACCCAGCGTAAAATGCAGCTTGAGCAGAAAAAAGTCGGGACTCCTGTTCTCGAACTTCTCCAGAAGATCGTAATTGAATACGGTAAAAAGAATGGTTATACCGCTATTTACGATAAGAAAACTTCCGGTTTTCTCTATGTTGACGAAACTATTGATATTACCAACCAGTTGCTTCTTGAAATGAACCGTGCTTTTAGAGCAGGCAAAAAGTAG
- a CDS encoding AsmA family protein: MKKIFWILFLLFDLCLLAAVVGGVYYLESDEPRIVLENFLSEKLEREVRFHENFNLIFYPWLGVDTGPVTVSAPEDSAYPHQLTVEDIDLKVRLIPLLNGELEVDTIIVDSPFLHVDRLKDGSLNLPLLGSNGGAEGDNAGLNYFNCISVRGVSVLNATCSYNDMGSGNSFKVSGVNVRTGLVRKDTPLAFDLSAMLDAELFNLKAKADLKGLLDFSVQEKEVALSETSLSLKVESDELLGKGEVVEGIASLDFNLVEGMVDVKGLVLQGAGVRLSGAANCTDIYHAPDFKGSLKSTRFDPKKVFSRFTPIPIPDDYKEILNVASFAMDFHSTLEKTELSNIVLAVDETVIKGEFSLKDYRSPWLEFDVRADSIIFDPYVRLFDLEKKINGNKTVAKVDPKPEQSKFRDMVIAELVKKIPCNGKVEVDRFAYNGIRLKKVKLALSPGPKVASLSIGKGSYLDGDFGLSVDLAFDKRRAKDILYLKGEGAVSPFSLVRIPLEVAGMKFHAGKTSFNLNSLRSNGRTPGELVRNLKLDSSLVGKGVVVSMDFKGLPDELKKFRAKEVGLSLKFEPLIGDIQPGLVGRKVDLKLSGSFLEPQGEFKGGFIGGLLCSRSEPENVVIKNGKLKFSVGGKGVPVFKKNLSLVVSGSGGVKAGNLKLDHFALKSGKINLHGNIDARRLGTETASAKGVLKLPNVACSEIFDLLGVEKPQAQDPDAFDNVGLDSSFQLNGENLTLRVNKVNLDNAEAEATFQLTDFKNPVLNFVIKGDKVDVDHFLPPDTMSARPESKTNGFKEVQKFKFPEWQFPDKLLGAINATGKVECNYFRIFDFAGSKLSADVDMQDQVIGIHNMKGNFHEGNLAGKLDLGLKNGTVSLDTDIEVRSFQSGLFFADYVGRDCVRGLTDASLKLNGHSTANIDFVNTMTGGLAFKIVDGSYLFVATAEKDIKEKKAPSPTRFSIMKGAIDGRDGKFKVGNYLLKTDYLTATATGGFSFPDDSINLHVNADIIKLPNLYLKLVNAFLDAMTGVNVTVIGKLSDPKVEVKGLERWGDVLGDVLGLPEQSFMFFRKLIF; the protein is encoded by the coding sequence GTGAAAAAAATATTTTGGATTTTATTTCTTCTTTTCGATCTCTGCCTTCTGGCAGCAGTGGTCGGGGGAGTGTATTATCTGGAATCCGATGAACCGCGTATCGTGCTGGAAAATTTTCTCAGTGAGAAGCTTGAGCGCGAGGTCCGTTTTCATGAAAACTTCAATCTTATTTTTTATCCTTGGCTGGGGGTGGATACAGGCCCGGTAACTGTTTCTGCTCCTGAAGATTCAGCCTACCCCCACCAGCTTACAGTTGAAGATATTGACCTCAAAGTTAGGCTTATCCCCTTGCTTAACGGTGAGCTGGAGGTTGATACCATTATCGTGGATTCCCCTTTCCTGCATGTGGATCGTTTGAAAGATGGCTCGCTTAATCTTCCCCTGCTTGGATCAAACGGCGGGGCTGAGGGTGATAATGCCGGGCTTAATTATTTCAATTGCATCAGTGTGCGCGGAGTCAGTGTTCTCAATGCTACATGCTCATACAATGACATGGGCAGCGGTAATTCATTCAAGGTTTCAGGGGTCAATGTGCGTACAGGATTGGTACGCAAGGACACTCCTCTGGCTTTTGATCTGAGTGCCATGCTTGATGCGGAGCTGTTTAACCTCAAAGCCAAGGCGGATCTTAAGGGGTTGCTGGATTTTTCCGTTCAGGAAAAAGAGGTTGCCCTTTCCGAAACATCTCTTTCCCTTAAGGTCGAGAGCGATGAACTGCTTGGCAAAGGCGAGGTGGTGGAAGGGATTGCGTCCCTTGATTTCAATCTTGTAGAAGGCATGGTTGACGTTAAGGGGTTGGTTCTGCAAGGCGCAGGAGTGCGGTTGTCCGGTGCTGCAAATTGTACAGATATTTACCACGCGCCTGACTTCAAAGGTTCACTTAAATCCACCCGTTTTGATCCCAAGAAAGTTTTTTCCAGATTTACGCCCATCCCTATTCCTGACGATTATAAAGAAATTCTCAATGTGGCCTCTTTTGCGATGGATTTTCACTCCACTTTGGAAAAGACGGAGCTTTCAAACATAGTTCTGGCTGTGGATGAGACCGTCATCAAAGGTGAATTTTCACTTAAGGATTATCGCAGTCCCTGGTTGGAATTTGATGTGCGGGCCGATTCCATTATTTTTGATCCCTACGTGAGACTGTTTGATCTTGAGAAAAAGATTAATGGAAATAAAACAGTAGCCAAGGTCGATCCCAAGCCGGAGCAGAGTAAATTCCGCGACATGGTTATTGCTGAGCTGGTCAAAAAAATTCCCTGTAACGGTAAAGTGGAAGTGGACCGTTTTGCTTATAACGGCATCAGGCTGAAAAAGGTTAAGCTCGCGCTTTCACCGGGTCCGAAAGTTGCCAGCCTGAGCATCGGCAAAGGGTCATATCTTGATGGTGATTTCGGACTGTCTGTTGACCTTGCTTTTGATAAACGCAGGGCGAAGGATATCCTTTATCTGAAAGGCGAAGGGGCTGTTTCGCCATTTTCTCTTGTTCGTATCCCGCTTGAGGTTGCTGGCATGAAATTTCATGCCGGTAAAACTTCGTTCAATCTTAATTCTCTGCGCTCAAACGGGCGCACTCCAGGCGAACTGGTCCGCAATCTAAAGCTTGATTCCAGTCTTGTGGGCAAGGGCGTTGTGGTTAGTATGGATTTTAAGGGGTTGCCTGATGAACTTAAGAAATTTCGTGCAAAAGAGGTAGGTCTTTCACTTAAGTTTGAACCACTGATCGGGGACATCCAGCCGGGATTGGTGGGGCGCAAGGTTGATCTGAAATTGTCCGGCTCTTTTTTGGAACCGCAAGGGGAATTCAAGGGCGGTTTTATTGGCGGCCTTTTGTGCAGCAGGTCTGAGCCTGAAAATGTGGTTATTAAAAATGGAAAATTGAAATTTTCCGTTGGCGGAAAGGGGGTTCCGGTTTTCAAAAAGAACCTTTCTCTCGTTGTTTCAGGCAGCGGAGGGGTTAAGGCCGGCAACCTTAAATTGGATCATTTTGCCCTGAAAAGCGGCAAGATTAATCTGCACGGCAACATTGATGCCCGCAGGCTTGGAACTGAAACCGCGTCCGCAAAGGGAGTACTCAAGCTTCCCAATGTGGCTTGCTCAGAAATATTTGACCTTCTCGGAGTGGAGAAACCGCAGGCTCAGGACCCTGATGCATTTGATAATGTCGGCCTTGATTCCTCGTTTCAATTGAATGGCGAAAACCTGACTCTGCGCGTGAACAAGGTCAATCTCGATAATGCTGAGGCCGAGGCTACTTTCCAGCTTACCGACTTTAAAAATCCGGTTCTGAATTTTGTTATTAAGGGAGATAAGGTGGATGTTGATCACTTCCTGCCCCCGGACACTATGAGTGCCCGTCCTGAAAGCAAGACAAATGGATTTAAGGAAGTCCAGAAATTTAAGTTTCCTGAATGGCAGTTCCCGGACAAGTTGCTTGGAGCCATTAATGCTACTGGAAAGGTAGAATGTAATTATTTTCGCATATTTGATTTCGCGGGCAGCAAGCTTAGCGCTGATGTGGATATGCAGGATCAGGTTATCGGCATTCACAACATGAAGGGCAATTTCCATGAAGGAAATCTGGCTGGAAAGCTAGATCTCGGCCTTAAGAACGGAACAGTTTCGCTGGATACGGATATTGAGGTCCGTTCTTTTCAGTCCGGATTGTTCTTTGCTGACTATGTAGGCCGTGATTGCGTGAGAGGCCTGACCGATGCATCCCTTAAACTTAATGGACATTCCACCGCCAATATTGATTTTGTGAACACCATGACCGGGGGGCTGGCTTTCAAAATTGTTGATGGCTCTTATCTCTTTGTTGCTACAGCGGAAAAAGACATCAAGGAGAAGAAGGCTCCCAGCCCTACACGGTTTTCTATTATGAAAGGAGCCATAGACGGCAGGGATGGAAAATTCAAAGTAGGTAACTACCTTCTTAAGACCGATTATCTGACTGCTACGGCAACCGGGGGATTCAGTTTTCCTGACGATTCCATCAATCTCCATGTTAATGCCGATATTATCAAGCTTCCCAATCTTTATTTGAAGTTGGTTAATGCCTTTCTTGATGCCATGACCGGAGTCAATGTTACTGTGATCGGCAAGCTCAGCGATCCTAAGGTTGAGGTGAAAGGTCTGGAACGCTGGGGCGATGTTCTCGGTGATGTTCTCGGCCTTCCGGAGCAGTCTTTTATGTTTTTCAGGAAGCTTATATTTTGA
- a CDS encoding 4Fe-4S binding protein: protein MKQLVVISGKGGTGKTSVVSGLASLGPKKVLADCDVDAADLHLILHPEVKERHDFLSGERPEINPELCTRCGLCADHCKFDAISKDFSVIPEKCEGCGVCSYVCPVEAVSVSPRLCGQWFRSETRFGQMVHAELGIGEENSGKLVTTVRNASAEIGEELGAELVLVDGSPGVGCPVIASLTNADLAVFVAEPTISAIHDLKRVHKLTEHFKIPSMAIINKCGINSEKENEIKSFCTEKEILLAGELPYDTIFSKAQLAGKSVVEYDPDGMGKKLKAIWHKMESNI from the coding sequence ATGAAACAATTAGTAGTAATCAGCGGAAAAGGCGGCACCGGAAAAACCAGTGTGGTTTCCGGGCTTGCCTCCCTCGGCCCCAAGAAAGTTCTCGCGGACTGTGATGTAGATGCAGCGGATCTGCACTTGATTCTGCACCCTGAAGTAAAAGAAAGACATGACTTCCTCAGTGGCGAACGCCCGGAAATCAACCCTGAATTGTGCACCCGGTGCGGACTCTGCGCCGATCATTGCAAATTCGACGCGATATCCAAAGATTTCTCTGTAATTCCTGAAAAATGTGAAGGCTGCGGCGTCTGTTCCTACGTCTGTCCCGTTGAAGCTGTATCCGTATCCCCGCGCCTGTGCGGACAATGGTTCCGCTCCGAGACACGTTTCGGCCAGATGGTCCATGCGGAACTGGGCATCGGAGAGGAAAATTCAGGTAAACTGGTAACTACCGTGCGTAACGCATCTGCTGAAATCGGCGAAGAACTGGGCGCAGAACTGGTTCTGGTGGACGGTTCACCCGGAGTGGGCTGCCCGGTAATCGCCTCCCTGACCAACGCAGACCTTGCTGTATTTGTGGCCGAACCCACAATCTCAGCAATTCATGACCTGAAAAGGGTCCACAAACTGACCGAACATTTCAAGATCCCCTCCATGGCCATCATCAACAAATGCGGGATCAATTCCGAGAAAGAAAACGAAATTAAATCATTCTGCACAGAAAAAGAAATTCTCCTTGCAGGTGAATTGCCCTACGACACCATTTTTTCAAAGGCACAACTGGCGGGTAAATCCGTTGTTGAATATGATCCGGATGGCATGGGTAAAAAGCTTAAGGCCATCTGGCATAAAATGGAATCAAACATTTAA
- the fabZ gene encoding 3-hydroxyacyl-ACP dehydratase FabZ, translating to MSKTTIDYIDIKEIMGMLPHRYPFLLVDRVDEIEPGKSIKAYKNVTMNEPFFQGHFPGLPVMPGVLIVEALAQAGGIIVLSTDDIDTEDKVFLFTGINKLKFRRPVVPGDKLVLEVNEVRRKMNIWKMKCVATVDGEVAAQGEVSAAIVDKGAI from the coding sequence GTGAGTAAAACCACTATAGATTATATTGATATCAAGGAAATTATGGGGATGCTTCCCCATCGTTACCCCTTTTTGCTTGTTGACCGGGTTGATGAAATCGAGCCGGGTAAGTCCATTAAGGCGTATAAAAACGTCACTATGAACGAACCTTTTTTTCAGGGGCATTTCCCCGGTCTTCCGGTCATGCCCGGAGTTTTGATCGTGGAAGCTCTTGCTCAGGCTGGCGGGATTATCGTTCTCAGTACCGATGACATTGACACTGAAGATAAGGTATTCCTGTTCACCGGAATTAATAAACTTAAATTCCGCAGACCTGTTGTTCCCGGAGATAAGCTTGTTCTGGAAGTCAACGAAGTTAGACGCAAGATGAATATCTGGAAAATGAAATGCGTCGCAACTGTTGATGGTGAAGTTGCTGCTCAGGGCGAAGTCTCTGCTGCAATTGTCGATAAGGGGGCCATATAG
- the lpxD gene encoding UDP-3-O-(3-hydroxymyristoyl)glucosamine N-acyltransferase translates to MLLSELAGLIGLKMAGKDKEISGINTLELAGPSELSFLANAKYESALKSTKAAAIVLEEKYADQVESALISENPYMDLAKAMHVFSRPQGCLEGIHELAFIHPDAEVDESATVYPFAFVGRGAKVGPNCKVFAGVYIGEDAQLGPGCIIYPNCSIMAGTVIGTGGIVQPGAVLGGDGFGYAQVSGKHMKIPQIGTVELQDQVEIGANACIDRAALDVTRIGAGSKIDNLVQIAHNVTTGEDCLVISQSGVAGSTKLGKGVVLAAQAGLVDNIKIGDGAIIGAQAGVTNDVPAGFMGAGSPLLEKGNFLRSSIYHRKLPDMAKKMSALEKRIKALEAELSKED, encoded by the coding sequence ATGCTTCTTTCAGAACTTGCAGGTCTTATAGGTCTTAAGATGGCGGGAAAGGATAAGGAAATTTCAGGAATTAATACGCTTGAACTAGCCGGTCCTTCCGAGCTTTCCTTTCTGGCCAACGCCAAGTACGAATCTGCACTCAAAAGCACAAAGGCCGCTGCCATAGTGCTTGAGGAGAAATATGCAGATCAGGTAGAGTCCGCGCTTATCAGTGAGAATCCATACATGGATCTTGCGAAAGCCATGCATGTTTTTTCACGTCCTCAAGGTTGTCTCGAAGGCATTCATGAACTGGCATTTATTCATCCTGACGCTGAAGTTGATGAGAGTGCTACAGTTTACCCCTTTGCTTTTGTGGGCAGGGGGGCCAAGGTCGGTCCTAACTGCAAGGTTTTTGCCGGGGTTTACATTGGTGAAGATGCCCAGCTCGGACCGGGATGCATCATCTATCCCAACTGCTCAATCATGGCCGGGACCGTTATCGGAACCGGGGGGATTGTTCAGCCCGGAGCGGTTCTCGGTGGCGATGGTTTCGGCTATGCGCAGGTTTCAGGTAAGCATATGAAAATTCCCCAGATCGGAACTGTTGAGCTTCAGGATCAGGTGGAAATCGGAGCCAATGCCTGTATAGACCGTGCAGCCCTTGATGTAACCAGAATTGGTGCCGGCTCAAAGATCGATAACCTAGTCCAGATCGCCCATAATGTGACCACCGGTGAAGACTGCCTCGTTATTTCGCAGTCCGGGGTTGCGGGCAGCACCAAGCTCGGTAAGGGTGTTGTTCTTGCTGCTCAGGCCGGACTGGTGGATAATATCAAGATCGGCGATGGTGCCATTATCGGTGCTCAGGCCGGGGTTACCAACGATGTCCCTGCCGGATTCATGGGCGCAGGATCTCCTCTTCTTGAAAAGGGGAATTTTTTAAGGTCCTCCATATATCATAGAAAATTGCCGGATATGGCAAAGAAGATGTCTGCGCTTGAAAAGCGTATCAAGGCATTGGAAGCAGAGTTAAGTAAGGAAGATTAA
- a CDS encoding zinc ribbon domain-containing protein yields the protein MPIYEYKCRECGNVYEEISSVNAETNECPECGKPAGEKLISSTSPLTGKDTPNIPDARGTGCCGANPSAKGCVPGSCCGKA from the coding sequence ATGCCTATTTACGAATACAAATGCCGCGAATGTGGAAACGTGTACGAAGAGATCAGCAGTGTAAACGCTGAAACAAATGAATGTCCCGAATGCGGAAAGCCCGCCGGGGAAAAACTGATATCATCAACATCGCCACTGACCGGTAAGGACACACCGAACATTCCTGATGCACGGGGAACCGGATGCTGCGGAGCCAATCCCTCAGCCAAGGGCTGCGTCCCCGGCTCATGCTGCGGCAAAGCTTAA
- a CDS encoding DUF89 domain-containing protein: MRTHLDCLPCFLKMAIAGIRETCPGREDIHEKVVKHWALGFASADLSESPPSLAGRLFRETAEYVGEVDIFKTQKEEANQRVLELLPDVKAKVLGSADPLLAAMGVSIIGNYMDCAVMGEYDWEDELDNLEHGLDPETFEKFLHEVRSHKSLLVLGDNAGEIGLDTILSGLLRDEGIDVTYAVRGKNILNDATVVDAKVVGMTDLCEVITSGVDTPGTVLNRCSPEFRSRLDESPVVLSKGQGNFESLWGVRPDVYYAFKVKCPVVADVVGAPMKTSLFCQEK, from the coding sequence ATGAGAACTCATTTGGATTGCCTGCCATGTTTTTTGAAAATGGCTATTGCCGGGATCAGGGAAACCTGCCCCGGTCGGGAAGATATTCATGAAAAAGTAGTTAAGCACTGGGCCTTAGGATTTGCTTCAGCGGATCTTAGCGAATCTCCGCCGTCTCTTGCCGGAAGACTTTTCCGCGAGACTGCTGAATATGTGGGCGAGGTGGATATTTTTAAAACCCAGAAGGAAGAAGCCAACCAGCGGGTTCTGGAGCTTTTGCCTGACGTGAAGGCCAAGGTCCTCGGCAGCGCAGACCCTTTGCTTGCAGCCATGGGTGTGTCCATCATCGGCAATTACATGGATTGCGCGGTTATGGGGGAATATGATTGGGAAGATGAATTGGATAATCTTGAGCATGGCCTTGATCCGGAAACGTTCGAAAAATTTCTCCATGAAGTTCGCAGTCATAAATCTCTGCTGGTTCTTGGTGATAATGCCGGGGAAATCGGGCTTGATACGATTCTAAGCGGATTGTTGCGCGATGAGGGCATTGATGTGACCTATGCCGTGCGGGGCAAGAACATTCTCAATGATGCTACGGTGGTCGATGCAAAAGTCGTCGGGATGACTGACCTTTGCGAGGTGATTACCTCCGGTGTGGATACACCAGGAACGGTGCTGAACCGTTGTAGCCCTGAATTTCGTTCCAGACTTGATGAATCACCTGTCGTTCTTAGCAAAGGTCAAGGTAATTTTGAATCTCTCTGGGGTGTAAGGCCTGATGTTTACTACGCTTTTAAGGTAAAGTGCCCGGTTGTAGCTGATGTTGTCGGTGCTCCCATGAAGACTTCGCTTTTTTGTCAGGAAAAATAA